The window AAAATGATATTGTGTAAACAACCCCCCTCAACatccttctttctcccatttGCTCCACACCTTtcactctttctttgtttACTGTCAGCACACCCCTCTCCTACAGTATTGCCCACCATGCCAGGCCAAGTTTCCGAGGATCCAGAAGATGATAACTCCAGTGAAAGCACCGACAGTGttcggccttcttcgccatATCCTCCTTACACTAGTTGTGTCGTCGAGGTTCCAGGTAACCTCTTTGGTGCACCTGCTGGCTCGGGGCTGATTCGTATGTTACACCCGCATTCTGCCCAACCAAGAATCCACTAACCCCGGCCTAAGATGCCTGTAACTGTATGGGTGCATGGGGTGCTGGGATTGCTCGCACGTTCCGACAGAGGGTATGTGCGGCCACCTTTGGTATGCCTACCCTGGCTGATATATTTACAGTATCCCCGAGCGTACCAATACTACCGCTCGCACTGCCAGAGATACATTGACTATCCGGAACGAAGCAGCATCGTCAACCTCCAAACCGGCGACGACAGACGCATCTCCGTGCTGAAACCACTGGGCACGGCGCTGATGATCCCTCCTCAGGGTTCTGAGAGACACTGGATCATCTGTCTCTTCACCTCACGCGGATTTGGCAGCCGCCTCAGTTCTCCCAATCTGATTGCAAATAGCACCTATGCTGCTctcaaggatctggagcggTGGATGGAAATCTACCAGGCTCTGCACGAACACATCGGTCTTGATATGCCTAATGATTTGTACGCGTGCCGTTTCAACTCGGGTCATTTTGATATCCCTTGGAATAGAACTCGGAATCTTATTGAGGGAGCTGGTGTGGCTATGACTGTCGTTTATCCTCcagaggagagagaggatggGTCTGCGACTCCTCCGAGTTAAGTTGATTTTTGGAGTATGAGGTGGGGGTTTCGAGGGTAGAAGCAATGGTGTGCCTCTATTTTGGGTTTAGATTTTCTAGTAGCCTGCGAAATGAATCAATGAATACTGTCGCAATGATCACTTGGACGTCTTGTATAGATCGAGGTCACCTGACACCGTGTCTGTCTGCCAGCCTTATCCGCGACCCGCGTTGATAGCCCGCTTCGGTTCCAATCAACactcctcccactccttccACTCCTATTCTCACTACCACCCAAAATGGCTGGCGAACCAGCGCAGAAAAAGCGCCGACTCCCATTCAATCCTCCCAGCCGCGCCGCGTCGACCGCCGGCCCC of the Penicillium psychrofluorescens genome assembly, chromosome: 1 genome contains:
- a CDS encoding uncharacterized protein (ID:PFLUO_001232-T1.cds;~source:funannotate), with product MPGQVSEDPEDDNSSESTDSVRPSSPYPPYTSCVVEVPGNLFGAPAGSGLIHACNCMGAWGAGIARTFRQRYPRAYQYYRSHCQRYIDYPERSSIVNLQTGDDRRISVLKPLGTALMIPPQGSERHWIICLFTSRGFGSRLSSPNLIANSTYAALKDLERWMEIYQALHEHIGLDMPNDLYACRFNSGHFDIPWNRTRNLIEGAGVAMTVVYPPEEREDGSATPPS